Sequence from the Bacillus mesophilus genome:
TGCTTTTGCAGCTTTTTTCAGTAGGTTCCACTCATTTCACAATGTCAGATAATCCTTTACTGGTGAAGTTTGTAAGAGTCTCAGCCAACTCTCTTGGAGTCTTGTCCATCCCTTTATCTAGCCAATTCTTGATTACGTGTATACTGCCACTTACGACGAACAAACTTAAGTAATCAAGAGATCCTTGGTCGAGCTGACTATTGGGCATCCAATTTTTATAAATATGTTCCTTCATAATCAACATCCCCTTTTTCTGAAAATGAATATCGCTATTTTCACTTAAGAGGACTTGGCATAATTCATGTTTCTTCGCAATATACTCTAAGATTTTTTCTGTCATGAGCAGTGTGTCTTCTTCTTTCGAAAAGCTATATTGGCTCAGGGTAGCAATCATATCCTGTATTAATTCTTCTTCAATCGAATGTAGCAGATCATATTGGCTAGCATAATGCGAATAAAAGGTAGAACGATTAATATCTGCCATTTCACAAATTTCTTTGATGGTCATACTAGAAATAGGTTTATTCTTCAATAATTGGATGAGACTATCCTTTAGCACCATCTGTGTATATTTTTTTCGTCTGTCTATTTTAGCACTCAAAATGAACGACCCTTTCCACATTTTTCGGAATATCAAGAGATATCCAACATATAATCACAATCTGTTGTGAACTAGACGTATGTTTGTAAGCTGTTTGTTGTATATCCAACACAGTGTTTATATAATGATAAAGTGAAAATGCGAAAGGTTCAAGAGAGGGTGAATTATGAA
This genomic interval carries:
- a CDS encoding TetR/AcrR family transcriptional regulator, producing the protein MSAKIDRRKKYTQMVLKDSLIQLLKNKPISSMTIKEICEMADINRSTFYSHYASQYDLLHSIEEELIQDMIATLSQYSFSKEEDTLLMTEKILEYIAKKHELCQVLLSENSDIHFQKKGMLIMKEHIYKNWMPNSQLDQGSLDYLSLFVVSGSIHVIKNWLDKGMDKTPRELAETLTNFTSKGLSDIVK